GGAGTATTGAGGAGAATGGGGGCGTGAAGACATCCCTCATTGAACAAGAGTTCTCCATCTCACGGAGGCAAGTGTTAAGGGACATCACCTACTTGCGTGAGCATCTTGGAGCTCCCATTACCTATGATCGTTCAAGGAACTGGTACCATTACCAGACTCCCTTTACCCTATTCTCCAACTCGAATGAGCGAATGTTGGTGCTCAACGCCATCGTGAAGAGTCTGGCGCAATCCCAAGGCATCATGTCTGATCTTACAGAGATGATCAGTGAAGGCATTGATAGCGGAGTCGAGAAGCACTACCGATCCCTGAGCGATAAGATCATCTTCATTACTCCAGTACAGGACTGGCCTGACTATGAGATTTTCAACAAGATTTGCTCAGCCATGAAGAGTGAGGAGCGAATGAGTATGCACTACAGGAATGCTTTGGGTGTGCATTCTCATAGGCATATCGAGCCCCTCAGGTTGGTCAACTATAGTGGAAGGTGGTACTTGCTTGCCTTTGACATGCAGCACAAGCAACTCAGGACCTTTCATCTCTCCAGGGTAGAGCAGCTTGCCCAGATTGAAGGTGACCGTATGAAGATTCGATTCTCAGATGCAGAGTTGGATTCTTTCATCAATTCCGGATATGGGATATTTATGGGCAATGAGGTTACCTATGTGACTTTCCGCGTATATGGATGGGCCATCCATACACTGAACACCCAGAGTTGGCATCCACAGCAGAAGCAACGACTGGTAACTGAGGAGGGTAGAGAAGCACTAGAGGTCATCCTTCCTGTATCCAACCTTCAGGAGATCCTCTCGACACTCCTCTCCTATGGACCCGATGCACGTCCTATAGCGCCCGAGGAGTTTGTTCTTCGCTACAAGCAGTCTGTTACACAGATGTGGGAAACTGCAGAAAAATTGTAGTGTGACAACAGATGTCACATAGTGTAGGGTATCCTGTTCCCAGAAAGAGAGGATGACCTATGAAACGAGAAAGAAATACACGTGCTGAATTGCCTGTTTGGTATGACCGTATGCTCTCCAACCCCTTGCTCTTGGTGGCAGGGATATTTGCTGTATTGCTTGCATCCCCACTGCTGTTCATATACGGTGCATTGCTTCCCTTGTTCAGGAGATAAGGCATAATGTTGCACTTCGGTGCTGATTTCCAAGATATTTTGCATATTCATACAGATTTACACTTCCCAAACCTTCCGTTTTCTCGATAGGATGGAGAGACTTCCTGCAAGTCATCATCCCCTCTGTCTGTAAGCAGCACCCACAGTGTGTTTTATGTGCAGACTCAAGGAGCTTTCTGATGGCAAATCAACCATCCAACGCCATGAAGTATGGTCCGGCCGACAAGCCACCGATGGGACAATGGATTCCCCTGAGTGTCCAGCATGTCTTCGCAATGTTCGGTGCGACCATTCTCGTCCCGATCCTTACCGGTCTTAGTCCGAGTACTGCCCTCTTTACCGCAGGTACCGGTACACTGATCTACATCCTGATCACCGGAGCAAAGGTCCCAGCGTTCCTTGGTTCCTCGTTTGCATTCATCCCGGCCCTGGTTGCAATAAGCAGTGCCTATGGGGTTCCGTATGCAATGGGTGGAGCAGTGGTTTCCGGCCTTTTTTATATGCTGGTGGCTTACATCATCAAGAAAAGTGGACACAACTGGCTGAATAAGGCCCTCCCCCCAGTAGTCATCGGATCAGTCATTGTGGTTATCGGTCTGAACTTGGCACCTACTGCCATGGGTATGGCAATGTACGACGGGAGCGGTGAGTACAGTCTCTATTTCTTGTTGATCGCTACCGTTACTCTCTCCTTGACCATTATTGCGAATATATTTGGCAAGGGGTTCTTCAGTATCATTCCTATTCTGATCGGGTTGTTTGGTGGTTACTTCTTTGCCCTGGCCATTGGCCTCATCTTCCCCCAGTATGCCCTGATCGATTTTGCAGCAGTCAAGGAAGCTGCTTGGTTCGGTCTTCCCACCTTCACCTTGCCAAAGTTCAATATTGTTGCAGCCATCACCTTTATCATGGTCTCCCTTGCAACCATCTGTGAACACCTTGGCGATACACTTACGATCAGCAAGGTGGTAGGAAGGGATTTCTACAAGGATCCAGGTTTGCACAGGACCATCGCCGGTGATGGTATAGCAACGCTCTGGGCATCCTTGTGGGGTGGCCCTCCAAACACTACCTATGGAGAGAATATCGGGGTACTCGCACTTACTCGTGTGTACAGTGTGTATGTGACCGGGGGTGCAGCTGTTGTGGCAATTTTCCTTTCGTTCTTCCCGAAGTTTGGTGCCTTGATCCAGACGATCCCCAACCCAGTACTTGGCGGTATCTCCATGTTGCTCTTCGGTACCATTGCTTCCAGTGGTCTTCGTACCTTGGTTGATGCCGGGGTCAACTACGAGGACAAGCGCAATCTGACGATCAGCAGTGTGATACTGGTAATCGGAATTGGTGGCGGCATGCTTTCTTTTGCCATGGGAGAGAACCTGGAGTTCACCCTGGCTGGAGTTGCGCTGGCTACCCTGATCGGTATCCTGCTCAACATCTTCCTTCCAAAGGAAATTGCATAAGCAAGTACATCATGTACGTGAATAAGGAGAGAGCCACCTTGCGGTGGCTCTCAGTGTATGTACTACAAAGAACGTCTTATTTCACTTCTGTTCCATAATAGGCAGCTTCATACAGCATCTGTACATCAGCGGCAGTAGGAGTACCGGGATTGGTCAAGGTGCAGGGATCTTCAAACGCATTTTGGCTCATTCTCTGCAAGACTTCCTTGAACTTCTCCTCGTTGAAATCAACCTCACTGCAATCCTTGAAGCAGGAAGGGATATCCATCTTCTGGTTCATCTCCTTGATGGCTTGTGCAAGGTCGGCAACACCGAGAATCTTCTCTGCATATGCGTACTTGTCAGTAAATTTTCGGTTGTAGGCAATTACGTAGGGGAGGAGAATTGCGTTTGCCAATCCATGGGTTACCCCAAATTCTCCACCAATCTTGTGAGCCATGGAGTGAACCAATCCAAGGGATGCATTGGTAAATGCCATGCCTGCCAAGGCTGATGCCTCGTGCATTGCTTCTCTGGCTTCCAGGTTCTTCGGCTCGTGGTAAGCAACAGGAAGATATTCTAGGACCATCTTGATAGCCTGGATGGCATAAGGATCGGTAAATGCGGTTGCTGCAGTAGAGACTACTGCCTCCGCTGCATGGCACATGACATCCATACCGGTATTGGCTGTGATGTGCTTCGGCATTGTCATGGGCAGTGATGGGTCGAGGATGGCAATATCCGGCACCATGTCAGCAGCAACGATGGGATACTTGATGTGCTTCTTTGTGTCGGTGATAACCGAGAATGCGGTGATCTCACTTGCTGTTCCACTGGTTGAGGGGATTGCAATGAATTTCGCCTTGTTGCGAAGGGAGGGCATACTTCCCGGTTGGATGATATCCTCGAAGGCAAGCTCAGGGTGTTCATAGAAGCACCACATGACCTTGGCTGCATCAAGCGCTGATCCGCCTCCGATCGCTACGATCCAATCAGGGGTGAATTCAAGCATTGCCTTGGCGCCTTTTTGTACCGTTTCCACGGATGGGTTCGGTTCAACACCGTCAATCAGTATGGAATCGATACCTGCTTTTTTCAGGAGGGCTTCGGCCTGATCTAGGAAGCCAAAACGCTTCATTGAACTGCCGCCTGTCACGATAGCTGCTCTCTTGCCCTGAAGCTGGGCAAGTTTATCGAGGGAACCTTCTCCATAGTAGATGGTTCTGGGAATGGAAAAACTCATAACGCTCATAATTGATGACTCCTTAGGTGAATCTGTTTGCCTATAAGATATCGATATTATTTTATCGTGTTAAGGGGTTTCTTAAAAATATCGAAAGAATTTCAAAAAAATCAATTATATATCGTTATAAGTACAAAATAAAAACACAAAAGGGAAATAAAATTGCATAAAGATGGAAGATATATGCATTTAATATTACTTAATAGAATATAAATATACTTTTGCGAGTAACAAGTAAAGTAATTATACATCTGTCAAACATTTTCGCTGTGAACGGTATGAATAGGTTCTCTATTCTCTCGGTATTTGGTATGCTTTCACTCTATGCTTAATTATACCATCGTTGATTCTGATTCTGCCTTAGCGGAGCTACGTACCTCTTGGAGAGATCGTGGCATTGTATCGGTTGCCATGGATTTTGAAGGGGAGTTCAATCTCCACATCTATGGGGAGCATCTTTGTCTTATCCAACTTTTTGATGGGAAATCGTATTATTTGGTAGATCCCTTCAACCTCTCCAAGGAATCCTTGAAGGAGTTTTTAGAAGATACCTCACTTGAGAAAGTGATGTTCGACTGTGCCAGTGATTCCGCTCTGGTAAGAAAGCAGTATGGAATTATCATGGAAGGTGTGTATGACATCAGGGTTCCTGCCATGGCCCTGGGATATATGGGAAATCTCAGTGGACTGGTAGAACGGTATCTTCCTGAAATCCCCAAACAGCCGCTGTCGAACAAGAAAAAAAACCAGATGACCAATTGGCTTAAGCGTCCCTTGAAACCAGAGCAGATCCAATATGCATTAAGTGATGTAGAACACCTGTTTGCTTTGAAAGATCTATTGATTACGGCAATAGCTGAGAAGGGTCTGCAGGCAAAGGTGGCTGAACAAATGCAGGTGGTGGGTAAGAGCAAAGGGCCTGACAAACCAGGCTGGACCAAATTCTCTTCCTGGAAGTACCTGTCAAAAGATGAGAAGGTTTTTCTTAAGCACTTCTTCCTTGCTCGCGATGGTCTTGCAAGAAAATATAATGTCCCTGCAGTAAGAATCCTGGAAAAACCTCTCTTGCTCCAGATGGCAAAGAACGTACCAGCCTCTGACATCGACTTTCATATCTACTGTGGAAAGTGCGCACCCAGGAAGCTCAATGAGTTGGTAGAGACACTGAAGAAAGCTAAACAGGAAGCGCTTATCGAGCTTGGCCGAGCCTAAGGCTTATATTCTCTCTTGCTTCAACCAAGGCTGAGAGAACTTCACAGGTGGGGGTAGGGATCCCATGGATCTTTCCCAGCTTGATCACTGTCCCACTGAACCACTTATTTTCTGTTCTTCTTCCAGCCTCCATGTCTTGGCACATGGAGGTTTTTCCTGCAAAACCAAGTGAGGTCACGATACGATGATTCTCCTCAATGAGGGAATCAGGGAGGAGGACTCCATCAGCCTTTGCAACGTTCTGTACTTCCTTGCATACTTTCTGCGCAAGGTTCCATACCGGCTCTTGATCCAGGTCTCCATAGGTTGCAGAGAGCAGTCCGCTTATTGTGTTGTACGCTGTGTTGAGCATGAACTTGTTCCAGAGCTCACGCTCAATGTTCTCAGGAACTACATAGGAAACACCTGCACGGTCAAACAGGGCTGAGATCTCCTTGATTCGTTCTGTATTTTCATTGCTCTTCTCGCCAAAGACAATCCTGCCTTCCTTGGTATAGGTGATATGATTACCAACGTGTGTGGAATTCAGTCCTACAGCAAAACCATAAAGTACTTTCTCTATCCCAAAAGCCTTTGAGAGTTCCCGTTCGCTTTCAATTCCATTGAGCAGGGAAAGAATGGCTGTATCTGGTCCAACAACAGGTTTCAGCATGGAAATAGCATCCGCAAGGTGATGGTTCTTGGTGGCAAGGATGACAAGATCGACCACTGGAGCCTCTTCTGGGGTACAGTATCGAAAGGGAGCTCTCTGTTCATTGAGATATATACCTTTCTGTGTGTATCTATTCTTTCTGTTCTCATCAACGATGAAGCAGAGGTGCTCATCACCTAGCAGATTATGTAATCGTAGGCCATAGAGGGCTCCAACTGCCCCACAACCAAGCATTGCAATGTGTTTCATAATGTAATCAACTCCAATACCAAGGAAAACAGGTTTTCCAGTTCCTTCTTGGGTATGTATTCACTCTTTGTATGAGGTTCTTCATAACCAGAGGTACAGACAAGGGTCTCTATACCTAGCTTGTTCAAGACATTTGCATCACTTCCCCCGAGTGTCGGGGCAAGACTTACAGGCAAGCCCAAGCTCCCACATGCCTCCTTGAAGTGCTTCAGTACTGTTGCATCTTCCCTATGGTGGTATGCCTCATACTGATGTTCATGGGTAATATCGACGCTTCCACCATGATCCTTGGCCGCACTTCTCATTGCATCGATCATGCTTGTCGATTGTACTGCCAGTTTGTTTGGATTAAGGCTTCTTGCCTCAAAGACCAGGGTTGCCTTGTCACATACAATGTTCTTGGCTCCCGGAGCAATGAATGACCCCACATTTGCGGTGGTCTCTTCGTCGATGCGAAGCAGGCTCATTGAGCTGACAGCTTGGCTTGCCATCTGGATGGCACTGATACCCGTCTCTGGCTTGAATCCGGCATGAGCCCCCTTTCCATGGAATACTGCTTCTATCTTGTCCTGTGATGGGGCAGCGCTGATCGCTCCTCCCACAGGGCCAGAGGCATCGAACGTGAATCCATGAGAAACGGCAGAGAGCTTACTTACATCAATACTCTGTGCTCCTACCAAGCCTTGTTCTTCACTTCTGGTGAAGAGTACCACGATATTTGGATGCTCAATCTTTTGCTGTTTTATGGTATTGAGAGCGACCAGGATGGCCGCGATGGCTGCCTTGTCATCAGCACCAAGAGCAGTGGTTCCGTCACTCCTTAGTATATCACCATCTTCGACAACCTTTGCTCCTCGGGCTAGGCTGACAGTATCCATATGGGCATTGAGTAGAATGGTTTTTCCTTCTCCGGGAAGGAATCCATACAAATTTTCTCCCTCATCGTATTCTGTATGGAGTCCTGCCTGAAGCAGTGCTGTTTCCAGGAGAAGTGCGATTTGGTCTTCCTCATAGGAGACCGAGTCGAAAGAGACCAGTTTTGTAAAGGTGTCTATAAGGATTTGCATGTGCTGACTATACCACAGGCAAAAAGGCTTTGACCACACCAACTTGTGCGCTATAGTAGATTCATGATGTATACAGCTAATGAAACTAGATATGATTCCATGCGTTATCGGTATGCAGGTAAGAGCGGACTCCGCCTTCCTGAGCTCTCCCTCGGTCTATGGCACAACTTTGGCTCAGAAGCTGATGGAGGGGTATGTAGGAGTATTCTTACTACTGCATTTGACCATGGTATTACCCATTTCGATTTGGCGAACAACTACGGCCCTCCCGCTGGCAGCGCAGAAGAGAGGTTTGGCTACATTCTGAAACACGACCTCGCTCCTTACCGGGATGAGCTGATCATTTCCAGCAAGGCTGGCTACTATATGTGGCCAGGGCCATATGGTGAATGGGGTAGCCGCAAGTACCTGATCAGCAGTTGTGACCAGTCCCTGAAGAGAATGGGGCTTGAGTATGTGGATATTTTCTACCACCATCGCCCTGACCCCAACACCCCTCTTGAGGAGACCATGGGGGCGCTTGCCCATC
This sequence is a window from uncultured Sphaerochaeta sp.. Protein-coding genes within it:
- a CDS encoding ketopantoate reductase family protein, coding for MKHIAMLGCGAVGALYGLRLHNLLGDEHLCFIVDENRKNRYTQKGIYLNEQRAPFRYCTPEEAPVVDLVILATKNHHLADAISMLKPVVGPDTAILSLLNGIESERELSKAFGIEKVLYGFAVGLNSTHVGNHITYTKEGRIVFGEKSNENTERIKEISALFDRAGVSYVVPENIERELWNKFMLNTAYNTISGLLSATYGDLDQEPVWNLAQKVCKEVQNVAKADGVLLPDSLIEENHRIVTSLGFAGKTSMCQDMEAGRRTENKWFSGTVIKLGKIHGIPTPTCEVLSALVEARENISLRLGQAR
- a CDS encoding M20/M25/M40 family metallo-hydrolase gives rise to the protein MQILIDTFTKLVSFDSVSYEEDQIALLLETALLQAGLHTEYDEGENLYGFLPGEGKTILLNAHMDTVSLARGAKVVEDGDILRSDGTTALGADDKAAIAAILVALNTIKQQKIEHPNIVVLFTRSEEQGLVGAQSIDVSKLSAVSHGFTFDASGPVGGAISAAPSQDKIEAVFHGKGAHAGFKPETGISAIQMASQAVSSMSLLRIDEETTANVGSFIAPGAKNIVCDKATLVFEARSLNPNKLAVQSTSMIDAMRSAAKDHGGSVDITHEHQYEAYHHREDATVLKHFKEACGSLGLPVSLAPTLGGSDANVLNKLGIETLVCTSGYEEPHTKSEYIPKKELENLFSLVLELITL
- a CDS encoding solute carrier family 23 protein, which produces MANQPSNAMKYGPADKPPMGQWIPLSVQHVFAMFGATILVPILTGLSPSTALFTAGTGTLIYILITGAKVPAFLGSSFAFIPALVAISSAYGVPYAMGGAVVSGLFYMLVAYIIKKSGHNWLNKALPPVVIGSVIVVIGLNLAPTAMGMAMYDGSGEYSLYFLLIATVTLSLTIIANIFGKGFFSIIPILIGLFGGYFFALAIGLIFPQYALIDFAAVKEAAWFGLPTFTLPKFNIVAAITFIMVSLATICEHLGDTLTISKVVGRDFYKDPGLHRTIAGDGIATLWASLWGGPPNTTYGENIGVLALTRVYSVYVTGGAAVVAIFLSFFPKFGALIQTIPNPVLGGISMLLFGTIASSGLRTLVDAGVNYEDKRNLTISSVILVIGIGGGMLSFAMGENLEFTLAGVALATLIGILLNIFLPKEIA
- a CDS encoding 3'-5' exonuclease, coding for MLNYTIVDSDSALAELRTSWRDRGIVSVAMDFEGEFNLHIYGEHLCLIQLFDGKSYYLVDPFNLSKESLKEFLEDTSLEKVMFDCASDSALVRKQYGIIMEGVYDIRVPAMALGYMGNLSGLVERYLPEIPKQPLSNKKKNQMTNWLKRPLKPEQIQYALSDVEHLFALKDLLITAIAEKGLQAKVAEQMQVVGKSKGPDKPGWTKFSSWKYLSKDEKVFLKHFFLARDGLARKYNVPAVRILEKPLLLQMAKNVPASDIDFHIYCGKCAPRKLNELVETLKKAKQEALIELGRA
- a CDS encoding WYL domain-containing protein; protein product: MSQLERIVFINRSIEENGGVKTSLIEQEFSISRRQVLRDITYLREHLGAPITYDRSRNWYHYQTPFTLFSNSNERMLVLNAIVKSLAQSQGIMSDLTEMISEGIDSGVEKHYRSLSDKIIFITPVQDWPDYEIFNKICSAMKSEERMSMHYRNALGVHSHRHIEPLRLVNYSGRWYLLAFDMQHKQLRTFHLSRVEQLAQIEGDRMKIRFSDAELDSFINSGYGIFMGNEVTYVTFRVYGWAIHTLNTQSWHPQQKQRLVTEEGREALEVILPVSNLQEILSTLLSYGPDARPIAPEEFVLRYKQSVTQMWETAEKL
- a CDS encoding iron-containing alcohol dehydrogenase, coding for MSVMSFSIPRTIYYGEGSLDKLAQLQGKRAAIVTGGSSMKRFGFLDQAEALLKKAGIDSILIDGVEPNPSVETVQKGAKAMLEFTPDWIVAIGGGSALDAAKVMWCFYEHPELAFEDIIQPGSMPSLRNKAKFIAIPSTSGTASEITAFSVITDTKKHIKYPIVAADMVPDIAILDPSLPMTMPKHITANTGMDVMCHAAEAVVSTAATAFTDPYAIQAIKMVLEYLPVAYHEPKNLEAREAMHEASALAGMAFTNASLGLVHSMAHKIGGEFGVTHGLANAILLPYVIAYNRKFTDKYAYAEKILGVADLAQAIKEMNQKMDIPSCFKDCSEVDFNEEKFKEVLQRMSQNAFEDPCTLTNPGTPTAADVQMLYEAAYYGTEVK